The sequence ACCCTAAAAGATctatattttatggtttattataATTTACCAATTCCTGAAAGAGTAGACAAAATGAACAgccagaacttgtcttatttagtattaattaattgtcacaacaattaataaatgctaaataaggcaagttatgattGTTTTTGGCTGGTTTTCTTTGGTTACTAAACATTTCCGTTCGTGAAATTTGTAGTAAAATTAGTTGAGTTAATTAATTTTATGTATCATAACTTTTGAGTCCAAGTATTAAAGTAGGAACATTGCGTTGAAGTTTAATCAAATTTCTGGAGTCATGTTCTTGAAACAAATTCCAAACTATTGATTGATATTTGTTGTGcttattgatttgaattttgagcCCTTCAACCTTTGTAAATCTGTACAAGCAAATTCTTACATACTCTAACACTATTGCACTACTATGCTAATGAACACATGCATTATTATTGCATGTATTACAAAAATTGAATGTTGGCTCGGATCAACTTTACAATGCGTTTGGTTTGAGTAAAAATGGGAGAGAATTATCGACacgaaatttatttgtgaaaaattATCTCTCATCTTTACTCTAATAGACTAATACAAACACACGCTAAAGTTAAATTTAGACTAATGCAGTATTTGAAAGAGTATGCAAGGATTTCCCTATATTTATAGTTCCAAACTTTAGAGACGATAAGCCACACCATGCCCAGGAATAAATCTAGCATTTTCTTCTGTGTACACGTgagtttcgttcttcaacctgCGCCACCCATTAAATTCTTGTCAAATCTCATTATTGAATATATTTTAGGTTAAATCAATTCGATGGTTGCTATAATTTTTCTAAgcctataattaaataattatatttaaaataattttaattagatCTCTATTAGTTTTCTATTAGTTttatatttgtaattatatatttttaacagtaaacgttacaaaaatatttttttccatcTCACATCACAttataacaaaaattatttttagtcttTTAGTGATAAATTTTTAGTGATTAACTACTGTACTActtatttaatttatgtttttacAGTAATTATATACTTTTTGCGACCATTAAAAATATCTTTACCGGCATTAGATAATTGTTGTTTGAATTTTTTAGCGACAAAATATAAGACAGTTAATGTCTAATTATCAATAAATATattaacaattatttttattgttgctaaaaataaaataaatggttgCTAAAACTGATTTTTTTAATAGTGCCACTAGTGAATATGCTAAGTATATTCTTTTAAGTTAAAGATTTTTGTAATAATAAGATgtgatataaatttaaaattagtatAAGAActcaataattaaaaattttaaagtgtaaaaatttaattataaatttagtaaaattatagaTATTAATAGAGTAATTTAACCTTGTAGTTTAAACTTCAACATTAAGCTATATATGtagtttttttttactattatataAAAAGATAGACAAAAAACAGTttgaatattttgattttttgaacACGTAAAGTCATAGATTATATACTGAAAAATATAGAAGTCAACATTTTTAACCAACAgtttatttttatactattaagCTGAGTTTagagtttagtatttaaaatttagagtgttaattaagtaataataaaaaaagatgaaTTTTATTAAGAAGGAATGGACTTACGATTGTGAAACAGTCTTATTCATGGTAGCAGCTGATTGGAACCAAGCACCATTTAGATAAAGCAATTCTCCATCTATCCTTGCTTTGATTCTTTTGTCCATTTCCTCAGCACCAATTGATAATGGTTCATCAGAAGCCTAAATTGAATTAGCATatatgatcatgtaataaagaagattgattaattattaattacaattacaattaattagaaaaataagCATAGTTTTTAAATTTTCACATACCATAACCCATCCCCATGTATCAGCAAAAGATGGTACATGAGTGGAATATACCATCACATCTACAAgggataagaaaaaaaaattgtattaagNNNNNNNNNNNNNNNNNNNNNNNNNNNNNNNNNNNNNNNNNAGAACATTATCTTATGAAATCTTATATGTTTAATAATCACAATAATTTACCTGGGTGACAAAAATGCCATGATCATTGAGCTTGGGCTTCAAGATTTTCTCATAAAAGGATTTGGTGTAGAGTTGATAGCAAGGCCCATCTTCAAGTGGGTCAGCCAAATCTCCAACAATCACATCATACTTCTCCTTTCTCTTTTCCAACTCAGCCCTTAAAATGCAAAATTCATCCTCAAATTTTTTACAAGAAATATTCAAGAGCgagcagaatttattatttttaattattatttttagttattaaactaattattttagtttaataatttaataatatatttttaatcatatttttaaatattaataactaattattgacaaaaaataataaattgtattaatcttctaatatttttttcatttcttttgacacggggatattttttaaaaacactTTTAGTCATCAAACTAATTCTCTTAATTTAATAATCTAACAACATATTTTTAGTCACATTTTTACGTTCtttttcaattatatatatacttACTTGGCATCATTGATGACAAGGTCAAGCTTCCTGTGATAAAATGTCTCCCTATTCACAGTCAAATATTTCCTACAGAAATCTACCACCTCCTACAACAATTcagaaaaaattatttataattaattaataatgcaCCATGCTTCCAATATCTACATCATATATAGTTattgttatgattttttttttcttttaaattgtcACCCTATCCATATATAAAAACTTCTTAAATTTTATGGATAGCTAGGATGTAGAAAGTAACCTGGTCTATGTCGCACATGACAACTTTGTCTATTGTCTTATGTTTGAGGGCTTCCCTAGCAGCAGAACCTTCACCTCCTCCCATAATAAACACCTTTTTTGGGCTGCCacaataacaattttttttatttattttattgtgatAAATTATGATATGTGTATTTgtcatttttttaaaagatatatgATCAACTGAATTATCATTTGCTATTAAATAAATCATAATATTCTATTCAATTATAGATAGTAAACAAGTTGATACAACATctcataaaaataattacaacAAACATTTCAGTTTTTTATGTCTCTTGATATTAGTCAAAGGCTAGAGTTCACCAAAAGCAAAAAACCCAATCAAGCCCAACCACCAATAGAAGCATATATAAAGCATGTGAAATATTTGTGATCTTGCAACTAACAATTTTTTAAAACGAAGATGAAGTCAGTGTCGCCTAGTTAATGATTTTAGAATAAACATTTTTGACAAAGTTTATGAAATCAAATCAATCTACTTATTACTTTCTTTGAACTATAAAAgcttaaataaattatataagtCTTTTAGGTAGTGTTTGGGAGAAAGACTAAAATTGAGAGAGAGAATGAAATAAGTcttagtattgtgtttggtgtaaaatgtgagacagagactgaaataataatgaaactctaatttaatttgaaatgtgagacagagactgaaataataatgaaactctaatttaatttgcacaaaacgtaaagttggaattaattaattgaaatgagggtattttaggtaaaaatggtattaaaatttcagtcttcgTTCTCAAAAATTTCAGTCCTCTGTATCTCGACTTTTtaaaggtactgaaatactgaaattttgagtACAGGaactgaaattttagtaccaatctctaGACCAACAAATATGATACTAAATCTCAGTCTTCCAGTCTCCGTCCCAGTACCTTAAAATAAACGCTATCTTAGTAACTTAAGTATTCTCTACGAGTTTAATTTGTCTACTCAAATTTTAAGAATTGCATGACTCTTAAATGCAAATCTTAGGCATATTTTATAGCATATAATACTTCAAGAAGATCTAAAAGGAGAAAAATCATTAAGAGACCAAAAAatggttttcataaaaaaaattatacacaatattaaTACTTACTTGGGGTGGCATAAAAGGGAGGGATGAATCAAGCATTCATGATAAATAAACTCATCTGATTCAGCACTCTGCATCTTTCCATCAATCATCAAAGCCTATTCACAATATAAATGGAAAGAATAACATTATTTAAACATAATATAAGTGTATAAAAAGATTTGTTGCAACAGAATATGAACTATCATAAaatctaataataatataattggtATTCATACAGAGTAAAATAAATTACATgttcaaaaattattaaataattataacatAGATATATAACTAgaatagaagagaaaaaaaaaaaatcaatttcaaaccTTTCCAAAACGCTTTGTATCCAAAAGAGCTATGTCTTGGTACTTGCTAACCCCTTTGTGGAGCACCCTGttgaagatttaaaaaaaaaaaatggttgaTGAAGTTACTTGAAACTAAAATTATCTTTCaaacaataaagaaaatactaaaaatgATTGTAAAATCTTCATTTGTTTTACTATTATAATGTACTTAacctaaattttaatataaattctaTTAGACTCTAACTATTTCTAATTCAGATATATtcaatttattataaaaatttataatttaattcttattagttatttttttagaAGAAAATGTAATAAtcctaaaatatatattttagaataTTTCATAAGTTTTCATCAAACAtcaatcacaaaaataaaaattctaaaaaatcattataacaaaaatatttttagtgaCAATAACATAATGATTACTAGATATCTTATTTAGCTTATATTTTTGTAGCAATTATATATTTGTCGTTATTATCATATGTTATAATaccaattatatattttttgtgaccATTAAAAAGGTTTTTACTAACAATTATATAATTGCCACTAAAAAATTTTAGCAACAAAGTATAAAATGACTAATGTCTAATTATTGGTAAATATATTTATAACTATTTTTATTNNNNNNNNNNNNNTtgtatttgttaaaaaaaattaaaataatctaatTGAAAATccgataaaattataaaaaaataataattaaaccttatatttaatatataaaaagtAACAGTGACATATACTAGAGAACGAAACAAGTATATATATATCTTAATTAATTGATTTGGAGTGTGCATTAGAGAGTAAATTAGATAAAAGATTACGAACCTATTGAGTTTGAAGGACCATTTGAGATCATCGTCAATGACTTCCTCATACCATGATGAGGAATCATAGTTACCATTACTTCCATTCTTTTGTTGATTTTCAGGGCCAAACCTTGAGAACTCATGgtggttattattattatgaagaATACCATTGGCATGGTTTTTTTGAGTTACATGGCAAAATTTTGAGAAACCATTAACATAGAGAAGTTGAGGAGCCTCACCCATGTTTAATTGATTTAGTCTAAGAATGTATGTATTTGTTGTTGGGGTGTGCCAATAGTGGGATGCACTCTCCTTTTATAGCTACTCCATgatgaataaaattaaattatgaatATTATTTATGAATATTTTAATAGCATGATCCACTAGCTATAGTATATGGAATAATTAAGTGGCGACATAAGTAATTATTCTGTTACCGACAATCATACCAGCCAGTGTCACA is a genomic window of Arachis ipaensis cultivar K30076 chromosome B06, Araip1.1, whole genome shotgun sequence containing:
- the LOC107605476 gene encoding thermospermine synthase ACAULIS5 (The sequence of the model RefSeq protein was modified relative to this genomic sequence to represent the inferred CDS: added 76 bases not found in genome assembly); protein product: MGEAPQLLYVNGFSKFCHVTQKNHANGILHNNNNHHEFSRFGPENQQKNGSNGNYDSSSWYEEVIDDDLKWSFKLNRVLHKGVSKYQDIALLDTKRFGKALMIDGKMQSAESDEFIYHECLIHPSLLCHPNPKKVFIMGGGEGSAAREALKHKTIDKVVMCDIDQEVVDFCRKYLTVNRETFYHRKLDLVINDAKAELEKRKEKYDVIVGDLADPLEDGPCYQLYTKSFYEKILKPKLNDHGIFVTQAGPAGIFTHKEVFTSIYNTIKQVFNYVMVYSTHVPSFADTWGWVMASDEPLSIGAEEMDKRIKARIDGELLYLNGAWFQSAATMNKTVSQSLKNETHVYTEENARFIPGHGVAYRL